A stretch of the Clostridiales bacterium genome encodes the following:
- a CDS encoding polysaccharide biosynthesis protein has product MCRTLPILLAATLMGLYISRIYKSLLRYAGADTFFQAAIATLAGTGITYLISLVVSLFCGKYEDQIGARLILMPRPIYFIQWVITLALIAGSRFLIRYRTAGAIRKTGERQKRFLIIGAGYVGATVIRDIQNGRYGNAAAVVALDDDPAKTNAAISRVPVVKMDVKEAAEEYRADEIIITVHSPKQELIESCMATGKKVRVFSEAQGVVRELNIADLLNRSEEHLDMSEAKEYFGGRRVLVTGGGGSIGSELCRQILAFTPAQLVIYDISENYMYDLLFELKEKYGDLVANTVRLEVGSVRDEESLWRVMGRYKPHVVIHAAAHKHVPLMEDSPEQAVLNNVFGTYKTAKIAAECGVERFVLISTDKAVNPTNVMGATKRLAEMIISSMNGSKTQFVAVRFGNVLGSHGSVVPIFEKQIKQGGPVTITHPDIIRYFMTIPEAASLVLQAASMAKGGELYVLDMGKPVKIKDLAERMIQLYGTGEEKIEYVGLRPGEKLYEELLRDTENDQATEKDRIFIAKQEKTSPEEIAAALEKLETCLDTHGDVKKTLAEIVTTYHESGQVG; this is encoded by the coding sequence ATGTGCCGGACACTGCCCATTCTTCTTGCCGCGACTTTGATGGGATTGTACATCAGCAGGATATATAAAAGTCTCCTTCGCTATGCCGGGGCAGATACTTTCTTTCAGGCAGCAATTGCCACTCTCGCCGGAACCGGTATCACTTATCTGATCAGCCTGGTGGTTTCGCTCTTTTGCGGGAAATACGAAGATCAGATTGGTGCCCGGCTGATCCTGATGCCGAGACCGATTTATTTTATACAGTGGGTAATCACCTTAGCACTGATTGCTGGCTCTCGTTTCCTGATTCGTTACCGGACTGCTGGGGCAATCCGGAAGACTGGAGAGAGACAGAAGCGGTTCCTGATTATTGGAGCTGGGTATGTTGGCGCAACGGTAATCCGGGATATTCAAAACGGCCGGTATGGAAATGCCGCAGCTGTGGTGGCGCTGGATGATGATCCGGCTAAAACCAACGCAGCAATCTCCCGTGTTCCGGTTGTGAAAATGGATGTGAAAGAAGCCGCGGAAGAATACCGGGCAGATGAAATTATCATTACGGTCCATTCGCCCAAACAGGAACTGATTGAATCATGTATGGCTACCGGCAAAAAGGTCCGGGTGTTTTCGGAAGCCCAGGGTGTTGTCCGGGAACTGAACATTGCTGATTTGCTGAATCGGTCGGAAGAACACCTGGATATGAGCGAGGCGAAGGAATACTTTGGTGGTCGCCGAGTACTGGTTACCGGTGGTGGAGGATCCATCGGATCAGAACTTTGCCGTCAAATTCTGGCTTTCACACCAGCACAGCTGGTGATTTATGATATTTCTGAAAATTATATGTATGATCTCCTGTTTGAACTGAAGGAAAAGTATGGAGATCTTGTAGCGAATACCGTACGTCTGGAGGTTGGCTCTGTCCGGGATGAGGAATCCCTCTGGCGGGTAATGGGCAGGTATAAGCCCCATGTGGTGATCCATGCGGCGGCTCATAAACATGTTCCTCTGATGGAAGACAGCCCAGAACAGGCGGTTCTGAATAACGTGTTTGGTACTTATAAAACCGCGAAGATTGCGGCAGAGTGCGGCGTAGAGCGTTTTGTCCTGATATCCACGGACAAAGCTGTGAACCCGACCAATGTGATGGGGGCTACAAAACGCCTGGCAGAGATGATCATTTCTTCTATGAATGGCAGTAAGACCCAGTTTGTGGCGGTTCGCTTTGGAAATGTACTCGGTTCCCATGGGTCTGTAGTACCGATTTTTGAAAAGCAGATCAAACAGGGTGGGCCAGTAACGATTACGCATCCGGATATCATCCGCTACTTCATGACGATTCCGGAAGCGGCTTCTCTGGTACTGCAGGCAGCATCCATGGCCAAGGGCGGGGAACTGTATGTCCTGGATATGGGAAAGCCGGTAAAGATCAAAGATCTGGCAGAGCGCATGATCCAGCTTTACGGTACTGGAGAAGAGAAGATCGAGTATGTCGGACTTCGACCGGGAGAGAAACTTTACGAAGAACTCCTTCGGGATACGGAGAATGACCAGGCAACAGAAAAGGACCGGATCTTCATTGCAAAGCAGGAGAAGACCAGTCCGGAAGAAATTGCGGCCGCACTGGAGAAACTGGAGACATGTCTGGATACGCATGGAGATGTCAAAAAGACTTTGGCAGAGATTGTAACGACATATCATGAATCTGGACAGGTTGGATAA
- the asnS gene encoding asparagine--tRNA ligase, translating to MDVITTRELKEQLASLQGQSVTLQGWIRNHRKQKNMGFIDFFDGTCFRNPQVVYDNNVPGFDDIQALHVGSAVTVTGKVVPSYKDPETPEIQAESIVLEGDCPEDYPLQPKRHTVEFLREIAYLRPRTRLFQAVFRVRSVAAMAIHTYFQDRGYVYVHTPLITGNDAEGAGNTFTVTTLPAGSKADPSEDFFGKPTSLAVTGQLEGETFAMAFSKIYTFGPTFRAENSNTKTHAAEFWMIEPEIAFCDLNQLMDIEEDFLKAIVKTVMEKCPDELKFLDQFTGGGLIAKLEGLLSSTCARVTHDEAISILRKAMENGTEFKFEPKFGEDTAKEHEKYLTEEYFHSPVFVYDWPKDIKAFYMYQNDDGKTVSAVDLLVPGAGELMGGSQRETRLEKLEGRMDELGISKEEMYWYVNLRRFGGCTHSGFGMGFERLLIYLTGVDNIRDVIPYARTPQNCEF from the coding sequence ATGGACGTGATTACCACCAGGGAGCTGAAGGAACAGCTGGCATCACTGCAGGGACAGAGTGTTACGCTGCAGGGATGGATCCGGAATCATCGGAAACAGAAGAATATGGGGTTCATCGATTTCTTCGACGGAACCTGTTTCCGCAATCCGCAGGTGGTGTATGACAATAACGTGCCCGGGTTTGACGATATCCAGGCGCTGCATGTCGGCAGCGCCGTCACCGTGACCGGCAAGGTTGTTCCCAGCTACAAGGATCCGGAAACCCCGGAAATCCAGGCAGAATCCATCGTGCTGGAAGGGGACTGCCCGGAAGACTATCCGCTGCAGCCGAAGCGGCACACCGTAGAATTCCTGCGGGAGATCGCTTACCTGCGTCCGCGGACGCGCCTGTTCCAGGCGGTATTCCGCGTCCGCAGCGTAGCTGCCATGGCCATCCATACGTATTTCCAGGACCGGGGATATGTGTATGTGCATACGCCCCTGATTACCGGAAATGACGCGGAAGGCGCCGGCAACACCTTTACCGTGACCACCCTGCCCGCCGGCAGCAAAGCGGATCCTTCCGAAGATTTCTTCGGAAAGCCCACGAGCCTGGCCGTAACCGGCCAGCTCGAAGGCGAAACCTTCGCGATGGCCTTCTCGAAGATTTATACCTTCGGACCAACCTTCCGAGCAGAGAACAGCAACACAAAAACACATGCGGCTGAATTCTGGATGATCGAGCCGGAAATCGCTTTCTGCGACCTGAACCAGCTGATGGACATCGAGGAAGACTTCCTGAAGGCCATTGTGAAGACCGTAATGGAAAAGTGCCCGGACGAGCTGAAGTTCCTGGACCAGTTCACCGGCGGCGGACTGATCGCGAAACTGGAAGGCCTGCTCAGCAGCACCTGCGCACGGGTCACCCATGACGAAGCGATCTCCATCCTGCGCAAGGCCATGGAGAACGGCACCGAATTCAAGTTTGAGCCGAAATTCGGTGAAGATACCGCGAAGGAGCATGAGAAGTACCTGACGGAAGAATATTTCCATTCTCCCGTGTTTGTGTATGACTGGCCGAAGGACATCAAGGCGTTCTACATGTACCAGAACGATGACGGAAAGACTGTGAGCGCGGTGGACCTGCTCGTTCCCGGTGCCGGCGAACTGATGGGCGGCAGCCAGCGTGAAACCCGGCTGGAGAAGCTGGAAGGCCGCATGGATGAGCTGGGCATCTCCAAGGAAGAGATGTACTGGTATGTGAACCTCCGCCGCTTTGGCGGATGCACCCATTCCGGATTCGGCATGGGCTTTGAACGGCTGCTGATTTACCTCACGGGTGTGGATAACATCCGGGATGTGATTCCGTATGCGAGAACGCCGCAGAATTGCGAGTTCTAA
- the rfbB gene encoding dTDP-glucose 4,6-dehydratase produces MTIIVTGGAGFIGSNFIFYMLEKHPEYRIVCLDKLTYAGNLSTLKSVMDHPQFRFVKGDICDREAVYRLFEEEKPDIVVNFAAESHVDRSIEDPGVFLQTNIMGTAVLMDACRKYGIGRYHQVSTDEVYGDLPLDRPELLFTEETPIHTSSPYSSSKASADLLVMAYHRTYGLPCTISRCSNNYGPYQFPEKLIPLMISRALNDQSMPVYGDGKNVRDWLYVEDHCKAIDLIIHEGKVGEVYNIGGHNEMANIDIVKLILQEIGKPESLITYVGDRKGHDRRYAIDPAKIHRELGWLPETMFAEGIRKTVTWYLENRDWWEEIVSGEYQNYYERMYGNR; encoded by the coding sequence ATGACCATTATTGTTACCGGCGGCGCCGGGTTTATCGGAAGCAATTTCATCTTTTACATGCTAGAAAAGCACCCGGAATACCGAATCGTATGCCTGGATAAACTAACATATGCCGGAAATCTGTCCACCCTGAAAAGTGTAATGGATCATCCCCAGTTCCGGTTTGTAAAGGGAGACATCTGCGATCGGGAAGCGGTATACCGGCTGTTTGAGGAAGAAAAGCCGGATATCGTGGTCAACTTCGCCGCAGAAAGCCATGTGGACCGCAGTATTGAAGATCCTGGTGTTTTCCTGCAGACCAACATCATGGGCACTGCCGTGCTGATGGACGCCTGCCGGAAATACGGGATTGGGCGGTATCACCAGGTATCCACGGATGAAGTATACGGGGACCTGCCCCTGGACCGGCCGGAGCTCCTGTTTACCGAGGAAACGCCGATTCATACCTCTTCGCCGTATTCTTCCTCGAAAGCCTCCGCCGACCTGCTGGTAATGGCCTATCACCGGACGTACGGGCTTCCGTGCACGATCTCCCGGTGCTCCAACAACTACGGCCCTTATCAGTTCCCGGAAAAGCTGATTCCGCTGATGATCTCCCGGGCACTAAACGACCAATCCATGCCGGTATACGGCGACGGGAAGAATGTCCGGGACTGGCTGTATGTGGAAGACCACTGCAAGGCCATTGACCTGATCATCCATGAGGGCAAGGTCGGGGAAGTGTACAACATCGGCGGACACAATGAAATGGCCAACATTGACATTGTAAAACTGATCCTGCAGGAAATCGGAAAACCGGAAAGCCTGATTACTTACGTGGGTGACCGGAAAGGCCACGACAGGCGGTATGCCATTGATCCGGCCAAGATTCATCGGGAACTGGGATGGCTTCCGGAAACAATGTTCGCAGAAGGAATTAGAAAAACCGTTACCTGGTATCTGGAGAACCGGGACTGGTGGGAAGAAATTGTATCCGGCGAATACCAGAATTACTACGAAAGAATGTACGGAAACCGGTAA
- the aepX gene encoding phosphoenolpyruvate mutase produces MKALILNSGLGSRMGMLTSEHPKCMTEISARETILSRQLRQIADAGIAEVVITTGYYDEVLVSYCRSLGLPLQFTFVKNPEYDRTNYIYSIYCAREYLDDDIVLMHGDLVFEDEVLEQVLASASSCMTVSSTLPLPEKDFKAQVRDGKVIRVGVDVWDDALEAQALYKLLRDDWKVWLGKIIEFCESGNRKVYAENALNELDGAANISALDVKNLLCAEIDNPEDLAMVTDKLKEIESRTVYMCFSADIIHGGHIAIIRKAQKLGKLTIGVLSDEAVASYKRFPLVPASERKVMFENIAGVDRVIIQDTLSYRDVLEREKPDIVVHGDDWVTGFQKPIRDEVVEILAGYGGKLVEYPYASDPKYKEIDKRQRADLAMPDIRRGRLKRMLEAKGLVTVMEAHDGLTGLVVENTVVHENGGARQFDAMWLSSLCDSTAKGKPDIELVDMTSRFRTIDDIMEVTTKPIIFDGDTGGLTEHFVYTVRSLERMGVSMVIIEDKTGLKKNSLFGTEVVQTQDTIENFSAKIRAGKKAQRTGEFMICARIESLILEQGMEDALTRAFAFVEAGADAIMIHSRKKDPAEIFEFLEKFREKDLTTPVVLVPTSFNSVKEEEWKARGANIIIYANQLMRAAVPAIQRAAETILESHRAEECDAQLMPFKDIIRLIPEE; encoded by the coding sequence ATGAAAGCGCTGATTCTGAATTCCGGTCTCGGGTCCCGCATGGGGATGCTGACTTCTGAGCACCCCAAGTGCATGACGGAGATTTCTGCCCGGGAGACGATCCTTTCGCGGCAGCTGCGGCAGATTGCGGATGCCGGGATTGCGGAAGTGGTGATCACCACCGGGTATTATGACGAGGTGCTGGTTTCCTACTGCCGGTCGCTGGGGCTTCCGCTGCAGTTTACCTTTGTGAAAAATCCGGAGTATGACCGGACCAACTATATTTATTCCATTTACTGCGCAAGGGAATACCTGGATGACGATATTGTACTGATGCACGGGGACCTGGTGTTTGAGGATGAAGTGCTGGAACAGGTGCTTGCTTCTGCTTCCTCCTGCATGACCGTATCTTCCACCCTCCCGCTGCCGGAGAAGGATTTCAAGGCCCAGGTGCGGGACGGGAAGGTCATCCGCGTCGGCGTGGACGTGTGGGATGATGCCCTGGAAGCGCAGGCGCTGTACAAACTGCTGCGGGATGACTGGAAGGTATGGCTGGGCAAGATTATTGAATTCTGCGAAAGCGGCAACCGAAAAGTGTATGCCGAGAACGCACTGAATGAACTGGACGGCGCGGCGAATATTTCCGCGCTGGACGTAAAGAACCTGCTGTGTGCCGAGATTGACAACCCGGAGGACCTGGCAATGGTAACAGACAAGCTGAAGGAAATTGAATCCCGGACCGTGTATATGTGTTTCTCCGCGGACATCATCCACGGAGGGCATATCGCCATTATCCGGAAAGCGCAGAAACTGGGAAAGCTGACTATCGGGGTCCTCTCGGACGAAGCGGTTGCTTCCTACAAGCGCTTTCCGCTGGTGCCCGCTTCTGAGCGGAAAGTGATGTTCGAGAACATCGCCGGGGTGGACCGGGTCATTATCCAGGATACGCTTTCCTACCGGGATGTGCTGGAACGGGAAAAACCGGACATCGTGGTGCACGGGGATGACTGGGTGACCGGTTTCCAGAAGCCCATCCGGGACGAGGTTGTGGAGATTCTCGCGGGCTACGGCGGAAAGCTGGTGGAGTATCCGTATGCCAGCGACCCGAAGTACAAGGAAATCGACAAACGCCAGCGGGCAGACCTGGCCATGCCGGATATCCGGCGCGGGCGGCTGAAGCGGATGCTGGAAGCCAAAGGCCTGGTAACCGTGATGGAAGCCCATGACGGGCTGACCGGCCTGGTGGTGGAGAATACCGTGGTGCATGAGAACGGCGGCGCCCGCCAGTTTGACGCCATGTGGCTGTCTTCCCTGTGCGATTCCACCGCCAAGGGCAAACCGGACATTGAGCTGGTGGACATGACCAGCCGATTCCGGACGATTGACGATATCATGGAAGTGACGACAAAGCCCATCATCTTCGACGGGGATACCGGCGGACTGACTGAGCACTTTGTGTATACCGTCCGCTCCCTGGAGCGAATGGGTGTGAGCATGGTCATCATTGAGGACAAGACGGGACTGAAGAAGAACAGTCTGTTCGGTACCGAAGTAGTACAGACCCAGGACACCATTGAAAACTTCTCCGCAAAAATCCGGGCAGGCAAGAAGGCGCAGCGGACCGGCGAATTCATGATCTGCGCCCGGATTGAGAGCCTGATCCTGGAACAGGGCATGGAGGATGCGCTCACCCGCGCGTTCGCGTTTGTCGAGGCCGGGGCAGATGCCATCATGATCCACAGCCGGAAGAAGGATCCGGCGGAGATCTTTGAGTTCCTCGAAAAATTCCGGGAAAAGGACCTGACCACCCCGGTGGTGCTGGTGCCGACCTCCTTCAACAGCGTGAAAGAGGAAGAGTGGAAAGCCCGCGGGGCGAACATCATCATTTACGCCAACCAGCTGATGCGGGCGGCGGTTCCGGCTATCCAAAGGGCCGCGGAAACCATCCTGGAAAGCCACCGGGCTGAGGAATGCGATGCGCAGCTGATGCCGTTCAAGGACATCATCCGGCTGATTCCGGAAGAATAA
- a CDS encoding polysaccharide biosynthesis C-terminal domain-containing protein: protein MKKQMKNTIWSVIQHVVVIVCGLILPREVLVYYGSEMNGVVHSISQFLSYTVLLEMGIGAVIPASLYAPLASGDHYRISAILSSGYKVYRRIGLICIAYVITLAALFPMLSGVSATLPLVIVLGIGRIASYMIGQPEQFLVISDQKGYIIYVLATVSQIVNTVVQVLLIRSGNPLYVVKLAGTLIGFIQIGLILLYVKRHYDIDRKVQYVEEPIPQKWNGIAQHVAYFVLENTDIILLTLFSTFQEISVYSVYFMVISGIRQIFFSVTYSVQPKLGELQVREDKGELRRFFASFERWIHVVTILAFGCVALFLVPFVQVYTDGITDANYTRPLFALLLTLAYGFQSIRDPYDKLILASGHFKQTQKNYIIAAVLNFGISVVAVQFWGLEGVALGTLAAMAYQAVYMAMYDTRVLLKRPDKVLLQNVALDLVLIGLFVLISQTVHLPVEEFFRRILGLIRG from the coding sequence ATGAAGAAACAAATGAAAAATACCATTTGGTCTGTAATCCAACACGTAGTTGTTATAGTATGCGGACTTATCCTGCCCCGGGAAGTCTTAGTATATTACGGATCAGAAATGAACGGAGTGGTGCATTCCATCTCCCAGTTCCTTTCGTATACTGTGTTACTGGAAATGGGCATTGGAGCTGTGATTCCTGCTTCTCTGTATGCTCCACTTGCTTCAGGAGATCATTACCGAATCAGCGCAATCCTGTCATCCGGGTATAAAGTTTATCGGCGAATTGGTTTAATCTGTATCGCATATGTCATTACGCTGGCCGCTCTTTTTCCAATGCTATCTGGTGTTTCTGCCACACTTCCGCTAGTCATTGTCCTGGGAATCGGCCGAATTGCCTCATATATGATTGGCCAGCCGGAACAGTTTCTGGTCATTTCTGACCAGAAGGGGTATATCATTTACGTCCTGGCTACAGTTTCCCAAATTGTGAATACAGTTGTCCAGGTGCTCCTGATCCGCTCAGGGAATCCATTGTATGTTGTGAAGCTGGCAGGAACACTGATCGGATTCATCCAGATCGGCCTGATTCTCCTGTATGTCAAACGGCATTATGATATTGACCGGAAGGTTCAGTATGTAGAGGAACCGATCCCGCAAAAATGGAACGGGATCGCCCAGCATGTAGCTTATTTCGTGTTAGAAAATACAGATATTATTCTGCTGACGCTGTTTTCCACCTTCCAGGAAATCTCTGTTTATTCAGTTTATTTCATGGTCATATCCGGTATCCGGCAAATTTTCTTTTCTGTGACCTATAGTGTTCAGCCCAAACTGGGCGAACTGCAAGTACGTGAAGACAAGGGTGAGCTTCGTCGGTTCTTTGCTTCCTTTGAGCGCTGGATCCATGTTGTAACCATCCTGGCTTTCGGCTGCGTTGCGCTGTTCCTGGTTCCGTTTGTGCAGGTGTATACCGATGGAATAACCGATGCGAATTATACCCGTCCGCTGTTTGCATTGCTGCTGACACTGGCATATGGTTTCCAGAGCATCCGTGATCCGTATGACAAACTGATCCTGGCTTCCGGGCATTTCAAACAGACACAGAAAAACTATATTATCGCAGCCGTATTAAACTTTGGTATCTCCGTTGTCGCTGTCCAGTTCTGGGGACTGGAGGGCGTTGCTCTTGGCACGCTGGCTGCAATGGCATACCAGGCGGTTTATATGGCAATGTATGATACGCGGGTCCTGCTGAAACGGCCGGATAAGGTGCTGCTGCAGAATGTGGCGCTGGACCTGGTTCTGATCGGACTGTTTGTGTTGATTTCGCAGACTGTTCACCTGCCAGTCGAGGAGTTTTTCCGGCGAATCCTGGGTTTGATCCGGGGATAA
- a CDS encoding glycosyltransferase family 2 protein gives MEPLVSVIIPVYNVLPYLREALDSVINQTYTNLEIIVVDDGSTDGSGAVCDEYLSDPRVIVIHQENRGLSGARNTGLDRMTGEYVAFLDSDDAFQPNMIACMITSVDQNKADVVICGYDECYTQHNLSSEKKQRIKRSYFSKESVLSSSEFLNMLLSGTAEWAVWNKIYCHWLWNDLRFPEGYNYEDMQIDCVLFEKCSRIATLPGSFLQYRNRPDSITSSNSEKNILDCLVAVKTIEEYVISHTPSVFPKETLSLFLERYARTLSMKYSHLLLHDYNPTILTNIHKEILLQWKHLEFEPLSIKSKITRSLFLYTPSLVYPIRSCWQLGKRILGKATI, from the coding sequence ATGGAACCGTTGGTAAGTGTCATTATACCTGTATATAATGTGTTGCCATATTTGCGGGAAGCCTTGGACAGTGTGATTAATCAGACCTATACAAACCTGGAAATTATAGTTGTGGATGATGGATCTACCGATGGATCCGGAGCGGTTTGTGATGAGTATCTCTCCGACCCACGTGTAATTGTGATTCACCAGGAAAATAGGGGACTCAGTGGAGCACGGAATACTGGACTCGATCGGATGACAGGGGAATATGTTGCGTTTCTGGATTCAGATGATGCGTTTCAACCAAATATGATCGCATGTATGATCACATCAGTTGACCAAAATAAAGCAGATGTCGTTATATGCGGATATGATGAATGTTATACACAGCATAATCTAAGCAGTGAAAAAAAACAAAGAATCAAGCGCTCCTACTTCAGCAAAGAATCGGTATTATCTTCCTCAGAATTTCTGAATATGCTACTGTCTGGTACAGCAGAATGGGCTGTCTGGAACAAAATATACTGTCATTGGTTATGGAATGACCTTCGTTTTCCAGAAGGATATAATTACGAAGATATGCAAATTGATTGTGTCTTGTTCGAGAAGTGTTCCCGGATTGCAACGCTGCCAGGTTCATTTTTACAATACCGTAACCGACCCGATAGTATTACATCTTCAAATTCAGAAAAAAATATACTTGATTGTCTGGTAGCGGTGAAGACAATCGAAGAATATGTTATATCCCATACCCCATCAGTTTTCCCTAAAGAAACATTATCCTTGTTTCTGGAAAGATATGCCCGCACCTTAAGTATGAAATACTCCCATTTGCTTTTACATGACTATAATCCAACTATTCTGACAAATATCCATAAAGAAATTTTACTCCAGTGGAAACATCTTGAATTTGAACCTTTGAGCATCAAATCAAAAATAACACGTTCACTGTTCTTGTACACCCCCAGTTTAGTTTATCCAATCCGTTCCTGTTGGCAGTTGGGGAAAAGAATCCTGGGGAAAGCAACCATATGA
- a CDS encoding WG repeat-containing protein, whose amino-acid sequence MKRFVLVFLALCLCCSAAAAEISVTGKTVEVSGISMNEYADTFAVRTSSGYYQVVDPEMNPLSKEYPDITATGSLYVTRGEDNKEGLLDGKGQELIAPVYDDIQVINDDWYMGITLKEATADNYDYESWFSSDKKYYLIDTADLYFHENKLATLSRADWYYATAYGDYIIIQDREKKRTAYNKAFEKSEYVPEYSSEYEEDYRSNRITHVGSGQEAFVPGCTLTPEEVRQRIWVNNETMLVDLQGNVLADLSDYLFYNSIDQETNLIKVKNNKKKTGLLDSAGNVLVPCAYDDLEYNLDSAYRMGYVYAVKDGKSGFVNLKTQKETGFDFIESACKQRSAFIIVNDPREGTILVSAVAGELPERYKDVNIPYSSASLFATVQDMDGRIHVIDAEGKDALADNPEIRSLYDVTYSKDGSLILVQDLQGVNHIYTVTVTEEEPEEPEPEATAQPAEEPDGTWTCENGHSGNTGKFCSECGAAKPQ is encoded by the coding sequence GTGAAACGGTTTGTATTGGTTTTCCTTGCATTATGCCTTTGCTGTTCCGCTGCAGCGGCAGAAATATCTGTCACCGGAAAAACAGTTGAGGTCTCCGGTATCTCGATGAATGAGTATGCTGATACATTTGCCGTCAGGACCAGTTCAGGATACTACCAGGTGGTGGATCCGGAAATGAATCCCTTAAGCAAGGAATATCCGGATATTACAGCAACAGGCAGCCTGTATGTCACGCGGGGAGAAGACAACAAGGAAGGCCTCCTGGACGGTAAGGGACAAGAGCTCATTGCTCCCGTGTATGATGATATCCAGGTCATCAATGATGACTGGTACATGGGAATCACCCTGAAGGAAGCCACCGCGGACAATTATGATTATGAATCGTGGTTCTCATCCGACAAGAAATACTACCTGATTGACACTGCCGATCTGTATTTCCATGAGAACAAGCTGGCCACCCTGTCCAGGGCCGACTGGTATTACGCCACCGCATACGGCGATTACATCATTATCCAGGACCGGGAAAAGAAACGCACCGCATACAACAAGGCTTTTGAAAAATCCGAATATGTTCCGGAATACTCTTCCGAATATGAGGAGGATTACCGCAGCAACCGGATCACCCACGTCGGAAGCGGACAGGAAGCGTTTGTTCCCGGCTGCACCCTGACGCCGGAAGAAGTCCGGCAGCGGATCTGGGTGAACAATGAGACCATGCTGGTGGACCTGCAGGGAAATGTCCTGGCGGATCTGTCCGATTACCTCTTTTACAACAGCATCGACCAGGAGACCAACCTGATCAAGGTGAAAAACAACAAGAAAAAGACCGGGCTGCTGGATTCCGCCGGCAATGTGCTCGTTCCATGTGCGTATGACGATCTGGAATACAACCTGGATTCCGCCTACAGGATGGGCTATGTTTACGCCGTAAAAGACGGGAAAAGTGGTTTTGTGAACCTGAAAACCCAAAAAGAAACCGGCTTTGATTTCATTGAAAGCGCCTGCAAGCAACGGTCCGCATTTATCATTGTCAACGATCCGCGCGAAGGAACCATCCTCGTCAGCGCGGTTGCCGGTGAACTTCCCGAACGGTACAAGGATGTGAACATCCCGTATTCATCCGCTTCCCTGTTTGCCACGGTCCAGGATATGGACGGCCGGATTCATGTGATTGATGCCGAGGGGAAGGACGCCCTGGCAGACAACCCGGAAATCCGGAGCCTTTACGATGTGACCTATTCCAAGGACGGATCCCTGATTCTCGTTCAGGATCTCCAGGGGGTAAACCATATCTATACCGTTACCGTCACCGAAGAAGAACCCGAAGAACCTGAACCGGAAGCGACTGCACAACCTGCTGAGGAACCCGACGGGACATGGACCTGTGAAAACGGACATTCCGGAAACACCGGAAAGTTCTGTTCCGAATGCGGCGCGGCGAAACCGCAGTAA